TATTTGTGTCGGATTTGGTAAGTCGGGAACCACATCTCTGCATTATGCGCTGCGGGATCATCCAGATGTGTGTTTGCCAAAGATGAAAGAGGCTCATTTCTTTGATGTCGACGAAACATATGCTAAGGGGTTGGTATTTTATCGCAGAAATTTCTTTTCTCATTGTAGTAACAAGAAAGTTATTGGCGACATTACCCCTGCATACGTTACCAAGCCAGAAGCTTTGAAGAGGATACGCAAGGATTTAGGGCGTGGGGTGAAAATAGTTGTAATTCTCAGACATCCAGTGATACGAGCCTTTTCACATTACATTCATGCCGTGCGGCTGTTTGAGGATATTCATCCTTTTTGCGACACGTCTGGAAATATCCGTGATCTATACAGGGAATGCAGCGGTTATTCAAAACTGTTGAGTCTTCTTTTTGATCTTTTTCCGAAAGAGAATGTCCTTCCTTTGATTTTTGAACGTGATATTGAAGCCCATGGAACGAATGTTGCGTATAAAAAGGTATGTGAGTTCCTTGGCATAAAATACGATGGAACGGGAAAACCGGATGCTCTGGCAAATACCGGCTATTTGCCAAGGGTGACTTTGCTTGATTCACCCAAAAAAACAACAGTTCAGGGTAAAGAGGTGCGGTTTGATGCTGGGCAGCTGGTCGCCGAACATGTTAGAAAGCCAGAGGGGTATTCAGTGCAGATTATTGAGGGAATTTCAGGTGATGCGCTCTTGAGTTACGCCAACTTCGGTGAATCAATTACCCGTACTTTGGATAGGCAAACCATAAGAAGGCTTGAGGATAGTATATTCAAAGATGATATAAAAGCTGCCAAAAAGCTGCTGAGTGACTCAATTCCAGAGTGGAATCTGGACAACTTGAATATCCCATACTATGAGATGGTTGAATCACGACTTGTCGATATTTGACCTAGTCCATACTAGCAGTGTAAAACCATGTCGTATTTACTGTGCGGGTTGGTTTGGAGTCTGTTGGGAGGCCATATCAGCTAGCATATGAAGAATAGTAATGTCGTTTCATATATTTTGATGGTGTATAATCAAAAAAACTTTGTTGAAGAAGCTGTGAAGAGTGCGTTGGCGCAAACTTATGAAGACATGGAGATTATTATTTCTGATGATTGTTCGACGGATGGTTCTTACCAGCGAATTCTGTCCACA
This genomic window from Gammaproteobacteria bacterium contains:
- a CDS encoding glycosyltransferase family 2 protein; this encodes MVYNQKNFVEEAVKSALAQTYEDMEIIISDDCSTDGSYQRILST